From Nicotiana tabacum cultivar K326 chromosome 15, ASM71507v2, whole genome shotgun sequence, the proteins below share one genomic window:
- the LOC107780853 gene encoding agamous-like MADS-box protein AGL62 — protein sequence MGRKSNGRKRIDMVKIQNERNLQASFSKRHDGLFKKASELCTLSGAEVALVVFSPGNKVYSFGHPSVDLVMDRFLPGNSPNQLIEAHRNGCVGEVNMEELIDKEGRLEMERSRTEALQGIRRGATSDKRWWEAPIEELNFFQLQQVAEAMEMTKKQCEIEAEHQQKVHGIAFPYRTLGSALAPYGGARESSSNGSYARPSEFCG from the coding sequence ATGGGAAGAAAGAGTAATGGTCGAAAAAGAATTGACATGGTGAAGATACAAAATGAGAGAAACTTACAAGCGAGTTTCTCTAAACGACACGATGGCCTCTTCAAGAAGGCTAGTGAACTTTGTACACTAAGTGGTGCTGAAGTTGCCTTAGTGGTATTTTCCCCAGGCAACAAAGTTTACTCGTTTGGCCACCCCTCTGTGGATTTGGTCATGGATAGGTTCCTGCCAGGGAACTCTCCTAACCAGCTTATTGAGGCTCATCGAAATGGTTGCGTTGGTGAGGTCAATATGGAGGAGCTGATCGACAAAGAAGGGAGATTAGAAATGGAGAGAAGTCGCACAGAAGCCTTACAAGGAATTAGGAGGGGTGCTACTTCAGACAAGCGTTGGTGGGAAGCTCCAATTGAAGAGCTAAActtttttcaacttcaacaagtaGCAGAGGCAATGGAAATGACAAAGAAGCAATGTGAAATAGAGGCGGAACACCAGCAAAAGGTGCATGGTATTGCATTTCCATATCGTACCCTTGGAAGTGCCTTGGCTCCTTATGGGGGGGCTAGGGAGAGCTCTTCGAATGGTTCCTATGCTAGGCCATCTGAATTTTGTGGCTAG
- the LOC142169879 gene encoding agamous-like MADS-box protein AGL62, translating into MGRKSNGRKKIDMVKIQNERNLQVSFSKRRIGLFKKASELCTLSGAEVALVGFSPGNKVYSFGHPSVDLVMDKFLVENPQPNIDVPNHRNANVGEVNMEELIDKEGILEMERSRGKDLQRTWREERWWEAPIEELNFFQLQQMAEAMEMTKKQCEIEAEHQQKVHGIAFPYRTLGSALAPYGGARASFSYGSNARASEFRD; encoded by the coding sequence ATGGGAAGAAAGAGTAACGGTCGCAAAAAAATTGACATGGTGAAGATACAAAACGAGAGAAACTTACAAGTGAGTTTCTCCAAGCGACGAATTGGCCTCTTCAAGAAGGCTAGTGAACTTTGTACATTAAGTGGTGCTGAAGTTGCCTTAGTGGGTTTTTCCCCCGGAAACAAAGTTTATTCATTTGGCCACCCTTCTGTGGATTTGGTCATGGATAAGTTCCTCGTAGAGAACCCTCAACCCAATATTGATGTTCCTAACCATCGAAATGCTAATGTTGGTGAGGTCAATATGGAAGAGTTGATCGATAAAGAGGGGATATTGGAAATGGAGAGAAGCCGCGGAAAAGACTTACAAAGAACCTGGAGGGAGGAGCGTTGGTGGGAAGCTCCAATTGAAGAGCTAAActtttttcaacttcaacaaaTGGCAGAGGCAATGGAAATGACAAAGAAGCAATGTGAAATAGAGGCGGAACACCAGCAAAAGGTGCATGGTATTGCATTTCCATATCGTACCCTTGGAAGTGCCTTGGCTCCTTATGGGGGGGCTAGGGCGAGCTTTTCGTATGGCTCCAATGCTAGGGCATCTGAATTTCGTGACTAG